One window from the genome of Pseudonocardia hierapolitana encodes:
- a CDS encoding ketopantoate reductase family protein, translating to MAGQVGARVGILGAGAVGGMLAVLLAEAGHEVTVLASERTSTAINVGGIALRSQKFGDRRAHVPARPYLTAPVDVLFVAVKAPDLLAALGRVPAALLSDTAVAPLLNGTDHVALLRAALPRTAVVPMTVSVEATRTAPGDIEHLSPFLEYALAEERERARVDPEDLLRTTGLDVDASAPDEATLLWRKLSFLAPLALLTTHARQPVGPARDAHPDLLDGLVTETAAAAATAGAEIDPAAVAKRIAGLPAGMRSSMLKDAIAGATLELDAIAGPILRALPDGAPVTRAVVAEIAEAR from the coding sequence GTGGCGGGGCAGGTCGGGGCGCGGGTCGGGATCCTCGGTGCGGGAGCGGTCGGCGGGATGCTCGCGGTCCTGCTCGCCGAGGCGGGGCACGAGGTCACCGTGCTGGCCTCGGAGCGCACCAGCACGGCGATCAACGTCGGCGGCATCGCGCTGCGCAGCCAGAAGTTCGGCGACCGGCGGGCCCACGTACCCGCGCGCCCGTACCTCACGGCACCGGTCGACGTCCTGTTCGTCGCGGTCAAGGCGCCGGACCTGCTCGCGGCGCTGGGTCGGGTGCCGGCCGCGCTGCTGAGCGACACCGCCGTGGCCCCGCTGCTCAACGGCACCGACCACGTCGCGCTGCTGCGGGCCGCCCTGCCACGGACCGCGGTCGTGCCGATGACGGTGTCGGTGGAGGCCACCCGCACCGCACCCGGCGATATCGAGCACCTCTCGCCGTTCCTCGAGTACGCCCTCGCCGAGGAGCGCGAGCGGGCCCGCGTCGACCCGGAGGACCTGCTGCGCACCACGGGCCTCGACGTCGACGCCTCCGCCCCCGACGAGGCCACGCTGCTGTGGCGCAAGCTCTCCTTCCTCGCACCCCTCGCGTTGCTCACCACCCACGCGCGGCAGCCGGTCGGCCCGGCCCGCGACGCCCACCCCGACCTCCTCGACGGGCTCGTCACCGAGACCGCCGCGGCGGCCGCCACGGCCGGCGCCGAGATCGACCCGGCGGCCGTCGCGAAGCGGATCGCCGGCCTGCCCGCCGGGATGCGCTCGTCGATGCTCAAGGACGCGATCGCAGGCGCCACCCTGGAGCTCGACGCCATCGCCGGGCCGATCCTGCGGGCGCTGCCCGACGGCGCCCCGGTCACGCGCGCGGTCGTCGCGGAGATCGCCGAGGCCCGCTGA
- a CDS encoding FAD-dependent oxidoreductase: MRVTGLDLDHGAVTAVHTDHGTIGCEQLVVAAGPWVRDLWAMLDLPERIDVTGRDGVVHRDRPMWTYLPLQEGTLGFDPHTFRTTDGAMPPVVHVDSDQPLHDEDGRLVTDAMWGVYYKPDFAFGGVQGGAAPLPVPRPVADVAIDPYGPASPEFTVGADFVRMWTAALAHCHERFVGAARHYRDVPSGGIGAFTPDSFPVFDTFHGGSAYVIADSNHGFKMLGVGELVAGELLGERSAQLEPFRFARCHTGELHPVSNSPFPWS, translated from the coding sequence GTGCGGGTGACCGGCCTCGACCTCGACCACGGCGCCGTCACGGCCGTGCACACCGACCACGGCACCATCGGGTGCGAGCAGCTCGTCGTCGCCGCCGGACCATGGGTGCGCGACCTGTGGGCGATGCTCGACCTGCCGGAGCGGATCGACGTCACCGGCCGGGACGGCGTCGTGCACCGCGACCGTCCGATGTGGACCTACCTTCCGCTGCAGGAGGGCACCCTCGGGTTCGACCCGCACACGTTCCGCACGACCGACGGGGCGATGCCACCCGTGGTGCACGTCGACTCCGACCAGCCCCTGCACGACGAGGACGGCCGGCTCGTCACCGACGCGATGTGGGGCGTCTACTACAAGCCGGACTTCGCCTTCGGCGGCGTACAGGGCGGGGCCGCGCCGCTCCCGGTGCCCCGCCCGGTCGCGGACGTCGCGATCGACCCGTACGGTCCGGCCAGCCCCGAGTTCACCGTCGGTGCCGACTTCGTGCGCATGTGGACCGCGGCGCTGGCGCACTGCCACGAACGCTTCGTCGGAGCCGCCCGCCACTACCGCGACGTGCCCTCCGGTGGGATCGGAGCGTTCACCCCGGACAGCTTCCCGGTGTTCGACACCTTCCACGGCGGCAGCGCCTACGTGATCGCCGACTCGAACCACGGCTTCAAGATGCTCGGCGTGGGCGAGTTGGTGGCCGGCGAGCTGCTCGGCGAGCGCAGCGCGCAGCTGGAGCCGTTCCGATTCGCGCGCTGCCACACCGGCGAGCTGCACCCCGTGAGCAACTCACCGTTCCCCTGGAGCTAG
- a CDS encoding Gfo/Idh/MocA family protein, translated as MTVRWGVAGPGPVADKVLRDLVHVPDAVLTAVGSRSAERAEAFAAGHAASAGRGTLPTAHGSYRALLDDPDVDVVYVATPHPTHRALALAALAAGKAVLVEKSFTVTPAATREVVAAAGAAGRFAMEAMWTRFCPAVVRLRELVADGAIGEVCTVTADLGVRNPVDPATRSFRPEQGDGLLFHLGVYPVSFAQMLLGAPEAVVAHGVLHESGVDVEESVLLRYPGGRSAQLFASLRSPAPGEARVLGTTGWIQVPPRFHYPSRIVLHRTGHDPETIDAPLTGAGYTHELAEVNERVAGGHTESEIMPLADTVAVQDVLAEIAGQLGVRVVEGGPPSCRDGLRGGGQGPRGPLAPGER; from the coding sequence GTGACCGTGCGGTGGGGGGTGGCCGGGCCGGGCCCGGTCGCCGACAAGGTGCTGCGGGATCTGGTTCACGTGCCGGATGCGGTTCTCACCGCCGTCGGCTCGCGCTCGGCCGAGCGGGCGGAGGCATTCGCCGCCGGGCACGCCGCGTCGGCCGGCCGCGGGACGCTCCCGACGGCGCACGGCTCCTATCGGGCGCTGCTCGACGACCCGGACGTGGACGTGGTCTACGTGGCCACCCCGCATCCCACCCACCGCGCGTTGGCGCTGGCCGCGCTCGCCGCCGGCAAGGCGGTGCTCGTGGAGAAGTCGTTCACCGTCACCCCCGCGGCGACCCGGGAGGTCGTCGCGGCTGCTGGCGCGGCCGGCCGCTTCGCCATGGAGGCGATGTGGACCCGGTTCTGCCCGGCCGTGGTCCGGCTGCGCGAGCTGGTGGCCGACGGGGCGATCGGCGAGGTGTGCACGGTGACCGCGGATCTCGGGGTGCGCAACCCCGTCGACCCGGCGACCCGGTCCTTCCGACCGGAGCAGGGTGACGGCCTGCTGTTCCACCTGGGCGTCTACCCGGTCTCGTTCGCCCAGATGCTGCTGGGCGCTCCGGAGGCGGTGGTCGCGCACGGCGTGCTGCACGAGTCCGGGGTCGACGTGGAGGAGTCGGTGCTGCTGCGCTACCCGGGCGGCCGCTCGGCGCAGCTGTTCGCCTCGCTGCGCAGCCCCGCCCCGGGGGAGGCCCGGGTGCTGGGCACGACCGGCTGGATCCAGGTCCCGCCACGGTTCCACTACCCCAGCCGGATCGTCCTGCACCGCACGGGGCACGACCCGGAGACGATCGACGCCCCGCTCACCGGCGCGGGCTACACCCACGAGCTGGCCGAGGTCAACGAGCGCGTGGCCGGCGGGCACACCGAGAGCGAGATCATGCCGCTGGCCGACACGGTGGCCGTGCAGGACGTGCTGGCCGAGATCGCCGGCCAGCTCGGTGTCCGGGTGGTCGAAGGGGGCCCGCCGAGCTGCCGTGACGGACTTCGCGGTGGCGGGCAGGGACCTCGCGGGCCCCTAGCTCCAGGGGAACGGTGA
- a CDS encoding Gfo/Idh/MocA family protein, giving the protein MRIGIVGAGNISGQYSASLGRLPQLQVTAVCDLQHERAEALAAQHDGARVVDFPGLLAADDVDAVLVLTLPATHADVALSALAAGKHVYVEKPLATSVAEGREVVKAAAGAGLRVGCAPDTVLGTGVQTARAAVDAGRIGTPHSATAFMTTPGHERWHPDPEFYYQPGGGPLLDMGPYYLTSLVHLLGPVVRVVGASTRPSATRTIGSGPKAGTSFDVTVDSTITGILEHASGAVSTLIMSFDIWAARLPRIEVHGTGGSLSVPDPNHFAGPVELYSASAVDDGWVDIGATAGYVDSGRGYGLADMALAIAEGRPHRAGDELGLHVLDIMESVQQAADTHASVELTTTCERPAAVPGPVDLTHG; this is encoded by the coding sequence TTGAGGATCGGGATCGTCGGCGCCGGCAACATCTCCGGGCAGTACTCGGCGAGCCTCGGTCGGCTGCCGCAGCTGCAGGTCACCGCCGTGTGCGACCTGCAGCACGAGCGGGCCGAGGCGCTCGCCGCGCAGCACGACGGTGCCCGGGTGGTCGACTTCCCCGGTCTGCTGGCGGCCGACGACGTCGACGCCGTGCTCGTCCTCACGCTGCCGGCCACGCACGCCGACGTCGCGCTGTCCGCGCTCGCCGCGGGCAAGCACGTGTACGTCGAGAAGCCGCTGGCCACTTCGGTGGCGGAGGGCCGCGAGGTCGTCAAGGCGGCGGCGGGCGCAGGCCTGCGCGTGGGCTGCGCGCCGGACACGGTGCTCGGCACGGGCGTGCAGACCGCCCGCGCCGCGGTGGACGCGGGCCGGATCGGCACCCCGCACTCGGCCACGGCGTTCATGACCACCCCGGGGCACGAGCGCTGGCACCCCGACCCGGAGTTCTACTACCAGCCGGGCGGCGGGCCGCTGCTGGACATGGGGCCGTACTACCTGACGTCGCTGGTGCACCTCCTGGGCCCGGTCGTGCGGGTGGTCGGCGCGTCGACCCGCCCGTCCGCCACCCGCACCATCGGCTCGGGGCCGAAGGCGGGCACGTCCTTCGACGTGACCGTCGACTCCACGATCACCGGGATCCTCGAGCACGCCTCCGGCGCGGTGTCGACGCTGATCATGAGCTTCGACATCTGGGCCGCCCGCCTGCCCCGCATCGAGGTGCACGGCACCGGGGGCTCGCTGTCGGTGCCCGACCCGAACCACTTCGCAGGCCCCGTCGAGCTGTACTCCGCCTCGGCGGTCGACGACGGCTGGGTGGACATCGGGGCCACGGCCGGCTACGTCGACTCGGGCCGCGGCTACGGGCTGGCGGACATGGCACTCGCGATCGCCGAGGGCCGCCCGCACCGGGCGGGCGACGAGCTGGGCCTGCACGTCCTGGACATCATGGAGTCCGTGCAGCAGGCCGCCGACACGCACGCGTCGGTGGAGCTCACCACCACCTGCGAACGCCCGGCCGCAGTGCCCGGGCCGGTGGACCTCACCCACGGGTGA
- a CDS encoding ThuA domain-containing protein — translation MTERQALVVRGGWEGHHPVEATDYFLPHLQANGFAVRVENSPKVYADADYMAGVDLIVQCMTMSTIEKDELAGLTRAVENGTGLAGWHGGIADSYRNSSDYLQLVGGQFACHPPKAPEERTGEQSDYFIPYRVEITAPDHPVMEGIADFDLVTEQYWVLSDEYNTVLATTTLAKNEWEPWHRPVTSPAIWTRDWGKGRVFVCTPGHDMDVIRNEDVTTIIQRGMLWAAR, via the coding sequence GTGACCGAACGGCAGGCACTGGTGGTGCGCGGCGGCTGGGAAGGACACCATCCCGTCGAGGCCACCGACTACTTCCTCCCGCACCTGCAGGCCAACGGTTTCGCGGTCCGGGTGGAGAACTCGCCGAAGGTGTACGCCGACGCCGACTACATGGCGGGCGTCGACCTGATCGTCCAGTGCATGACGATGAGCACCATCGAGAAGGACGAGCTCGCCGGGCTGACGCGCGCCGTCGAGAACGGCACGGGGCTCGCCGGGTGGCACGGCGGGATCGCCGACTCCTACCGCAACTCCAGCGACTACCTGCAGCTGGTCGGCGGGCAGTTCGCCTGCCACCCGCCGAAGGCGCCCGAGGAACGCACGGGCGAGCAGTCGGACTACTTCATCCCGTACCGGGTCGAGATCACCGCCCCCGACCACCCGGTCATGGAGGGGATCGCGGACTTCGACCTCGTCACCGAGCAGTACTGGGTGCTCTCCGACGAGTACAACACCGTCCTCGCCACCACCACCCTGGCCAAGAACGAGTGGGAGCCGTGGCACCGGCCGGTCACCTCGCCGGCGATCTGGACCCGGGACTGGGGGAAGGGCCGGGTGTTCGTCTGCACGCCCGGGCACGACATGGACGTGATCCGGAACGAGGACGTCACCACGATCATCCAGCGGGGGATGCTGTGGGCGGCGCGTTGA
- a CDS encoding carbohydrate ABC transporter permease has translation MSAERPNYLGSFASFLWLGIIIIPVYWVVITSFKPQSAYYTSNPMLPAEPTLENYQAVIEADFLTYFLNSVIVTLGATVPAVLVSFMAAFAIVRGGRGRFLRFSNTVFLMGLACPLQAVIIPVYLIIIRLSLYDSHLALILPSIAFAIPLSVLILANFIRDVPNELFESMRMDGATEWGTMWRLAFPLTQPALITVAIYQGLQVWNAFLLPLVLTQSPELRVLPLALWAFQGEYGINVPAVLASVVLATLPILALYVIGRRHLLAGMTAGFSK, from the coding sequence GTGTCCGCGGAGCGGCCCAACTACCTCGGGAGCTTCGCGAGCTTCCTGTGGCTCGGGATCATCATCATCCCGGTCTACTGGGTGGTCATCACCAGCTTCAAGCCGCAGTCGGCCTACTACACGAGCAACCCCATGCTGCCCGCCGAGCCGACCCTGGAGAACTACCAGGCGGTGATCGAGGCCGACTTCCTGACGTACTTCCTGAACTCGGTGATCGTGACCCTCGGCGCGACGGTGCCCGCGGTGCTGGTGTCGTTCATGGCGGCGTTCGCGATCGTCCGCGGCGGGCGCGGCCGGTTCCTGCGGTTCAGCAACACCGTCTTCCTGATGGGGCTGGCCTGCCCGCTGCAGGCCGTGATCATCCCGGTCTACCTGATCATCATCCGGCTGAGCCTCTACGACAGCCACCTCGCGCTGATCCTGCCCTCGATCGCGTTCGCCATCCCGCTGTCGGTGCTGATCCTGGCCAACTTCATCCGCGACGTGCCGAACGAGCTGTTCGAGTCGATGCGGATGGACGGGGCGACCGAGTGGGGCACCATGTGGCGGCTGGCGTTCCCGCTGACGCAGCCTGCGCTCATCACGGTGGCGATCTACCAGGGCCTGCAGGTGTGGAACGCGTTCCTGCTGCCGCTGGTGCTCACCCAGAGCCCGGAGCTGCGGGTGCTCCCGCTCGCGCTGTGGGCCTTCCAGGGCGAGTACGGGATCAACGTGCCCGCCGTGCTCGCGTCCGTGGTGCTCGCGACGCTGCCGATCCTCGCGCTGTACGTGATCGGGCGGCGGCACCTGTTGGCCGGCATGACCGCCGGCTTCTCGAAGTGA
- a CDS encoding carbohydrate ABC transporter permease has protein sequence MTSGSVSARQHGSLAWLVLPALVIFTAFGVIPLIGVLLLSFTSWNGIGEITPIGFENWVSVLTDPGLVHSLGVTFLIMALSWLVQTPMSILVGVFIAGQQRYRTVLAVLYFTPLLLSSAAIAITYKALLDPNFGLGASLGIPLLVQNWLGDPVLAIATVVFVVSWQFIPFHSLIYQGAVRQIPASLYEAARIDGAGRVRQFFSITLPQLKYTLITSSTMIVAGSMTLFDLIFVLTMGGPSDATRVLALDMYLRGFRGNMMGPASVIALIIVVVAVLLAMGVQRMGGKDANESRLEGA, from the coding sequence GTGACCAGCGGTTCGGTCAGCGCTCGGCAGCACGGGTCGCTCGCGTGGCTGGTGCTGCCGGCGTTGGTGATCTTCACGGCGTTCGGGGTCATCCCGCTGATCGGCGTGCTCCTGCTGAGCTTCACCAGCTGGAACGGGATCGGCGAGATCACGCCGATCGGGTTCGAGAACTGGGTGTCGGTGCTCACCGATCCGGGCCTGGTGCACTCGCTCGGCGTCACGTTCCTGATCATGGCGCTGTCCTGGCTGGTGCAGACCCCGATGAGCATCCTCGTCGGGGTGTTCATCGCGGGCCAGCAGCGCTACCGCACGGTGCTCGCGGTGCTGTACTTCACCCCGCTGCTGTTGAGCTCGGCGGCGATCGCGATCACCTACAAGGCGCTGCTGGACCCGAACTTCGGCCTCGGTGCCTCGCTGGGGATCCCGCTGCTGGTGCAGAACTGGCTGGGCGACCCCGTGCTCGCGATCGCCACGGTGGTCTTCGTGGTGTCCTGGCAGTTCATCCCCTTCCACTCCCTGATCTACCAGGGCGCGGTGCGCCAGATCCCGGCGTCGCTGTACGAGGCGGCCCGGATCGACGGTGCCGGGCGGGTGCGCCAGTTCTTCTCGATCACGCTGCCGCAGCTGAAGTACACGCTCATCACGTCGTCCACGATGATCGTGGCCGGGTCGATGACGCTGTTCGACCTGATCTTCGTGCTCACCATGGGCGGCCCGAGCGACGCCACCCGGGTGCTGGCGCTCGACATGTACCTGCGGGGGTTCCGGGGCAACATGATGGGACCCGCGAGCGTGATCGCGCTGATCATCGTCGTGGTCGCGGTGCTGCTCGCGATGGGCGTCCAACGCATGGGCGGCAAGGACGCCAACGAGAGCCGGCTGGAAGGAGCCTGA
- a CDS encoding extracellular solute-binding protein has translation MDQNGFSRRSFLAMAMAAPLGMSALASCGTSGPGQARSGEASVWYLTGQPQEGLRKASVDAFNAAHPDGQLAATFFENDAYKTRIRTAVGANQAPTIIWTWGGGGLRDYVRNGQVDDLTEWFAQNPDVKSKRFETSFGAATIDGKIYAVPCEQVSPIVMFYNKQLFEQVGAQPPTTWDELMALVPVFNNAGIAPFSLAGQSRWTNMMWLEFLFDRQGGPEVFDAIAAGEPNAWSHPAAIAGLTKVQDLVRANGFVNGFQSIAADANADQALLHQGRAAMMLHGAWTYGSMKEEGGDFVPSGKLGWVPFPAIEGGAGDPSTGVGNPASFLALSSQASEEQKTIAREYFKSGLLTDADVDGWVASGAVPIVNGVDSKFSGPDAPFQQFVYDTATQARSWVHSWDQALLPGPADEMLNNIEQLFSLSISPEQFATNMNAVPSS, from the coding sequence GTGGATCAGAACGGGTTCTCCCGACGGTCGTTCCTCGCAATGGCGATGGCCGCACCGCTCGGTATGAGTGCGCTGGCCTCGTGCGGCACCAGCGGCCCCGGCCAGGCTCGTAGCGGCGAGGCCAGCGTCTGGTACCTCACCGGCCAGCCGCAGGAAGGCCTTCGCAAGGCGTCGGTCGACGCGTTCAACGCCGCGCACCCCGACGGGCAGCTCGCGGCGACGTTCTTCGAGAACGACGCGTACAAGACCCGGATCCGCACGGCGGTCGGCGCGAACCAGGCGCCCACGATCATCTGGACGTGGGGCGGCGGCGGCCTGCGCGATTACGTGCGCAACGGCCAGGTGGACGACCTCACCGAATGGTTCGCCCAGAACCCCGACGTCAAGTCGAAGCGCTTCGAGACGTCCTTCGGCGCGGCCACCATCGACGGGAAGATCTACGCGGTGCCGTGCGAGCAGGTGTCGCCGATCGTCATGTTCTACAACAAGCAGCTGTTCGAGCAGGTGGGCGCCCAACCGCCGACCACGTGGGACGAGCTGATGGCGCTCGTTCCGGTGTTCAACAACGCGGGGATCGCGCCGTTCTCGCTCGCCGGGCAGTCGCGCTGGACCAACATGATGTGGCTGGAGTTCCTGTTCGACCGCCAGGGCGGCCCCGAGGTCTTCGACGCCATCGCCGCCGGCGAGCCGAACGCCTGGTCGCACCCGGCCGCGATCGCCGGGCTGACGAAGGTGCAGGACCTCGTCCGGGCGAACGGGTTCGTCAACGGCTTCCAGTCGATCGCCGCCGACGCCAACGCCGACCAGGCGCTGCTGCACCAGGGTCGCGCCGCGATGATGCTGCACGGCGCGTGGACCTACGGCTCGATGAAGGAGGAGGGCGGCGACTTCGTCCCGAGCGGCAAGCTCGGCTGGGTCCCGTTCCCGGCCATCGAGGGCGGAGCGGGCGACCCGAGCACCGGCGTCGGCAACCCCGCGTCGTTCCTGGCGTTGTCCTCCCAGGCGTCGGAGGAGCAGAAGACCATCGCGCGGGAGTACTTCAAGAGCGGTCTGCTGACCGACGCGGACGTCGACGGGTGGGTCGCCAGCGGCGCCGTACCGATCGTCAACGGCGTCGACAGCAAGTTCTCCGGTCCCGACGCTCCGTTCCAGCAGTTCGTCTACGACACGGCCACGCAGGCGCGGTCGTGGGTGCACTCCTGGGACCAGGCGCTGCTGCCCGGTCCCGCGGACGAGATGCTCAACAACATCGAGCAGCTGTTCTCGCTGTCGATCAGCCCGGAGCAGTTCGCGACCAACATGAACGCGGTCCCCTCGTCGTGA
- a CDS encoding LacI family DNA-binding transcriptional regulator has translation MAASAGVSVATVSKVLNGREDVAPDTRALIEELLRRHAYVSPTARRSAGAVLTVELIVHGAFGAYSTEVIEGVVHAGEEAGASIVIGQLGDDRLPVGSAHDWARRLASSGRAGVIVVTGALTSAHIDALALTGIPLVVLDPMSLPRVEVTSVGSTNFAGGLSATQHLLALGHRRIGYVGGPAGSGCNQARLHGYRAALENAGITADPALVHNEHFTYDVGLRAGARLLDLPDRPTAVVGGSDTIAMGIIEAARVRGLRVPEDLSVTGFDDTELARMASPPLTVIRQPLREMGRVAVKTVLQMAAGAALDSHHVELATELVVRSTTAPLEGAPPRAARPAG, from the coding sequence ATCGCCGCGTCGGCGGGCGTCTCGGTCGCCACCGTCTCCAAGGTCCTGAACGGCCGGGAGGACGTCGCACCCGACACCCGCGCTCTGATCGAGGAGCTGCTACGCCGGCACGCCTACGTGTCGCCCACCGCGCGCCGCTCGGCCGGCGCGGTCCTGACCGTCGAGCTGATCGTCCACGGCGCGTTCGGCGCCTACTCGACAGAGGTGATCGAGGGGGTGGTGCACGCGGGCGAGGAGGCGGGCGCCTCGATCGTGATCGGCCAGCTCGGCGACGACCGCCTGCCCGTTGGCTCGGCCCACGACTGGGCACGCCGCCTCGCGAGCAGCGGGCGCGCCGGCGTCATCGTCGTGACCGGCGCGCTCACCAGCGCCCACATCGACGCCCTCGCGCTCACCGGCATTCCCCTCGTCGTCCTCGACCCCATGAGCCTCCCCCGGGTCGAGGTCACCAGCGTCGGGTCCACGAACTTCGCGGGCGGGCTGTCCGCCACCCAGCACCTGCTCGCGCTCGGGCACCGGCGCATCGGCTACGTCGGCGGGCCTGCGGGCTCGGGCTGCAACCAGGCCCGCCTGCACGGATACCGCGCCGCGCTCGAGAACGCCGGGATCACCGCCGATCCCGCGCTCGTGCACAACGAGCACTTCACCTACGACGTCGGGCTGCGCGCCGGCGCCCGGCTGCTGGACCTGCCGGACCGGCCCACCGCCGTCGTCGGCGGGAGCGACACGATCGCCATGGGCATCATCGAGGCCGCCCGCGTGCGCGGCCTGCGGGTCCCCGAGGACCTCTCCGTCACAGGCTTCGACGACACCGAGCTCGCCCGCATGGCTTCTCCCCCGCTCACGGTCATCCGCCAGCCGCTGCGGGAGATGGGCCGCGTCGCGGTCAAGACCGTGCTGCAGATGGCGGCCGGGGCGGCGCTCGACTCCCACCACGTCGAGCTCGCCACGGAGCTGGTCGTCCGCAGCACGACGGCTCCGCTGGAAGGCGCCCCGCCGAGGGCGGCCCGGCCGGCGGGCTGA
- a CDS encoding sulfatase has product MSFVTGTPAHHPVAGRVLTALAATIVFGALLLPNDIDMITPAAFLRVPAEAILAATLVLAVPTRIRPVLTALIGAGLGAVTILKVLDMGFFATLNRPFDLLSDWQNLANAAIFVKQAAGEGGAMAAGVAAAMLAVAVVALTTWAVGRLARHVVVPHRQAAIATIAVATAVWTACLTTGTRLVPDVDLASDSTATLALYRALEVRSDVLDLERFETEVPVDPFRTTPDDRLLAGLQGKDVVFAFVESYGRVALEDPRLGPPIHSLLDEGTKQLEDAGFGARSAYLTSPTTGAGSWLAHATFLSGLWVDSQHRHDALEHTDRQTLITDFGRAGWRTVGVMPGVFLDWPEGAWYRYDQIYDFSQLGYQGPRMSFATMPDQYTLKAFEELERSRADRGPVMAEIPLVTSHAPWTPLPPFLDWDKVGDGSVYDYLDGQTEQPEAILTRDPATVREDYRRSIEYSLTSLISYVQTYGDDDLVVVLLGDHQPSPIVTGPTENRDVPITIVAKDPAVLDQVSDWHWQDGLRPGPHAPVWRMDAFRHELLTAFGDNATHRR; this is encoded by the coding sequence TTGTCGTTCGTCACCGGTACACCGGCGCACCACCCCGTGGCCGGCCGGGTGCTCACCGCGCTCGCCGCCACGATCGTGTTCGGGGCGCTGCTCCTGCCGAACGACATCGACATGATCACGCCCGCCGCGTTCCTCCGCGTCCCCGCCGAGGCGATACTCGCCGCCACCCTCGTGCTCGCCGTCCCCACGCGGATCCGGCCGGTCCTGACGGCGCTGATCGGGGCGGGCCTCGGCGCGGTGACCATCCTCAAGGTCCTCGACATGGGCTTCTTCGCCACGCTGAACCGCCCGTTCGACCTGCTGTCGGACTGGCAGAACCTCGCCAATGCCGCGATCTTCGTGAAGCAGGCCGCCGGCGAGGGCGGAGCGATGGCGGCGGGCGTGGCGGCCGCGATGCTCGCCGTCGCCGTCGTCGCCCTCACGACGTGGGCGGTCGGGCGACTCGCCCGGCACGTCGTGGTGCCGCACCGGCAGGCGGCGATCGCCACCATCGCGGTGGCCACGGCCGTGTGGACCGCGTGTCTCACGACCGGCACGAGGTTGGTGCCCGACGTCGATCTCGCCTCCGACAGCACCGCCACGCTCGCCCTGTACCGGGCGCTGGAGGTCCGCAGCGACGTGCTGGACCTGGAGCGGTTCGAGACGGAGGTCCCGGTCGACCCGTTCCGGACCACCCCCGACGACCGGCTGCTCGCCGGCCTGCAGGGCAAGGACGTCGTGTTCGCGTTCGTCGAGAGCTACGGGCGTGTCGCGCTCGAGGACCCCCGGCTCGGCCCGCCGATCCACTCCCTGCTCGACGAGGGGACCAAGCAGCTGGAGGACGCCGGGTTCGGGGCGCGCAGCGCGTACCTCACCTCGCCGACCACCGGGGCGGGCAGCTGGCTCGCCCACGCCACCTTCCTGTCCGGCCTGTGGGTCGACAGCCAGCACCGCCACGACGCCCTCGAACACACCGACCGGCAGACGCTCATCACCGACTTCGGCCGCGCGGGCTGGCGCACCGTCGGCGTGATGCCCGGGGTGTTCCTCGACTGGCCGGAGGGAGCCTGGTACCGCTACGACCAGATCTACGACTTCTCCCAGCTCGGCTACCAGGGCCCGCGGATGAGCTTCGCGACCATGCCCGACCAGTACACCCTCAAGGCCTTCGAGGAGCTCGAACGCTCACGGGCCGACCGCGGCCCGGTGATGGCCGAGATCCCGCTCGTCACCAGCCACGCCCCGTGGACCCCGCTCCCGCCGTTCCTGGACTGGGACAAGGTCGGCGACGGCTCGGTCTACGACTACCTCGACGGGCAGACCGAACAGCCCGAGGCCATCCTGACCCGCGACCCGGCCACCGTGCGCGAGGACTACCGCCGCAGCATCGAGTACTCGCTCACGAGCCTGATCTCCTACGTGCAGACCTACGGCGACGACGACCTCGTGGTCGTGCTGCTGGGTGATCACCAGCCCTCCCCGATCGTCACCGGCCCCACCGAGAACCGCGACGTCCCGATCACGATCGTCGCCAAGGACCCCGCGGTGCTGGACCAGGTCTCCGACTGGCACTGGCAGGACGGGCTGCGGCCCGGCCCGCACGCCCCGGTGTGGCGGATGGACGCCTTCCGCCACGAGCTCCTGACCG